From Myxocyprinus asiaticus isolate MX2 ecotype Aquarium Trade chromosome 49, UBuf_Myxa_2, whole genome shotgun sequence, a single genomic window includes:
- the LOC127438511 gene encoding tumor necrosis factor alpha-induced protein 8-like protein 1, whose protein sequence is MDSFSTKSLALQAQKKLMSKMATKTVANLFIDDTSSEVLDELYRVTKEYTRNRKEAQKIIKNLIKMVVKLGVLYRNGQFNNEELALVERFRKKVHTLAMTAVSFYQIDFTFDRRVMSNLLNDCRELLHQVVNRHLTAKSHSRINHVFNHFSDCDFLAALYGPSEVYRAHLQKICEGVNKMLDDDNL, encoded by the coding sequence ATGGACTCTTTCAGCACGAAGAGCCTGGCCCTGCAGGCCCAGAAGAAGCTCATGAGCAAGATGGCAACCAAGACGGTGGCTAACCTCTTCATCGACGACACCAGCAGCGAGGTACTAGACGAGCTGTATCGAGTGACCAAAGAGTACACGCGCAACCGCAAGGAAGCCCAAAAGATTATTAAGAACCTCATTAAGATGGTGGTCAAGTTGGGCGTCCTCTACCGAAACGGCCAGTTCAACAACGAGGAGTTGGCACTAGTCGAACGATTTCGAAAGAAAGTGCACACTCTCGCGATGACGGCCGTTAGCTTCTACCAGATCGATTTCACTTTTGACCGTCGCGTCATGAGCAATCTACTCAACGATTGTCGTGAACTGCTACACCAGGTCGTCAATCGCCACCTAACAGCAAAATCTCACAGTCGTATCAACCACGTTTTCAATCACTTTTCCGACTGTGACTTCCTCGCGGCGCTCTATGGACCTTCGGAAGTTTACCGTGCACACTTGCAGAAGATCTGTGAAGGAGTCAACAAGATGCTGGATGATGACAATCTTTGa
- the LOC127438500 gene encoding uncharacterized protein LOC127438500 encodes MFPETKQPTTPTRFQLQNGLQAQRDMGQQLPRPQADLLAYFGNGDYIMNTCGPMHANSSCNGYNHTSKQCLANQGGHARLNVAGQGSQAELTRVLQHNSVSVNSSLRECSLVVHQHQTEPHLSLRKCVLDSPTQFRGHGNCGAPVCVEEQQSGSVRGPLIKKRHASDWTEPYEDCFGAHNSTFKYELCTSNGKGTLSRSLGHRSQDLNRPSLAHEVMISTKDANKPNTNHQMKVAQGDLNGPGNGKTQRAIQDQIERVMVNLEEVLHGLKEIHLEMKEVVEQIDVLTASIDMGEEEPGDSFWGCRSNTGVRELESSRRGINGEASSNGVHSDKPPFSVKGKMTLCSSTKAHPSHTRTTPVAPPAYPMKDQGLRDTKQRLKSTQEMVASQRNESATVTGRRGQKPPPYPYASTIGRVNPKAKDKEIIKGFRHTPKILMDFSWNTSIRPETTSLCPPTAVWD; translated from the exons ATGTTCCCAGAGACCAAACAACCAACCACGCCAACCCGATTTCAATTACAAAATGGATTACAAGCTCAGAGGGATATGGGCCAACAACTGCCAAGACCTCAAGCGGACCTCCTCGCATATTTTGGGAATGGGGACTACATAATGAACACTTGTGGACCAATGCACGCAAATTCCTCCTGCAATGGATACAATCACACTTCCAAGCAATGTCTAGCCAACCAGGGGGGTCACGCACGACTAAACGTGGCTGGACAGGGCAGTCAGGCAGAGTTAACCAGAGTGTTGCAACATAACAGCGTCTCTGTGAACTCCAGCTTGAGAGAATGCAGCCTTGTGGTCCACCAACACCAGACCGAGCCACACCTCTCCTTAAGGAAGTGTGTTCTAGACTCGCCAACACAGTTCAGGGGTCATGGAAACTGTGGAGCGCCTGTTTGTGTGGAGGAGCAACAATCAGGCTCTGTGAGAGGGCCCCTTATTAAGAAGCGACATGCATCAGACTGGACGGAACCCTATGAAGACTGCTTTGGTGCTCACAATTCAACCTTTAAATATGAACTTTGCACTTCTAATGGAAAGGGAACTTTAAGTAGATCGTTGGGACATCGATCGCAAGACTTAAATAGACCCAGTCTGGCACATGAAGTTATGATCTCTACCAAAGATGCCAACAAACCCAATACTAACCACCAAATGAAAGTTGCCCAAGGGGATCTCAATGGACCAGGAAATGGGAAGACCCAAAGAGCGATTCAGGACCAGATTGAAAGAGTCATGGTGAATCTTGAGGAAGTTCTACATGGCCTGAAAGAGATACATCTGGAAATGAAGGAg GTGGTCGAGCAGATAGATGTGTTGACGGCCAGCATTGATATGGGTGAAGAGGAACCAGGGGACTCTTTCTGGGGATGCCGCTCGAATACGGGTGTACGTGAGTTGGAGTCATCAAGACGTGGAATCAACGGGGAGGCGTCCTCTAATGGGGTCCACTCTGACAAGCCACCGTTCAGTGTAAAAGGCAAAATGACACTTTGTTCATCAACCAAAGCCCATCCTTCACACACAAGAACCACACCTGTAGCTCCACCAGCATACCCCATGAAAGATCAAGGGCTTCGTGATACAAAACAAAGACTAAAATCAACTCAGGAGATGGTCGCTTCCCAAAGAAACGAATCAGCGACTGTGACAGGACGCAGGGGCCAGAAGCCCCCTCCTTACCCCTACGCCAGCACAATCGGAAGAGTGAATCCTAAAGCAAAAGACAAAG AAATAATAAAAGGATTCCGACATACCCCAAAGATTTTGATGGATTTCTCATGGAACACCAGCATAAGACCAGAAA CTACATCCTTGTGTCCACCCACGGCTGTCTGGgactga